The Nitrososphaerales archaeon genome has a segment encoding these proteins:
- a CDS encoding MFS transporter has protein sequence MQKRFLLYLLGFAHSLNHSLFLALPPLVPLMITQMGVSIKIISTFATIGYFIYGFGSIVGGILTNRLGELKVLILCITLSGVSTIIICLSPNLLGFASGFLIMSIWASFYHPTAYSLISKVYKLNLGAAFGMHGAIGNVGQIFTPTISAFIGLYYGWQYSFLTFGILTIMAAIPLYKFHIEGLKEGEMDMDTFLNLFKRSTFWKLYAFNIFNGSVFRSVEFILPTFLVIVKSLKVEVAGYAMSIMLVAGILGQLIGGRLADKFGSYKMLIAESLGIAISLILLIFIPSPIMGIALFVIIYGISMYASYPSFNYLAAFVSEPQIRGALYGFLFFMTFGCGSLSVFLTGLISHEYGADVAIMVLIVIAILALIVSIFLPKARKVESN, from the coding sequence ATGCAGAAGAGATTTTTACTCTATCTGCTTGGCTTCGCCCACTCATTGAACCATTCTCTATTTCTCGCTCTTCCACCATTGGTACCATTGATGATTACCCAAATGGGAGTCTCGATAAAGATCATCAGTACATTTGCAACGATAGGTTACTTCATCTACGGTTTTGGATCGATAGTTGGTGGCATATTGACGAACAGACTGGGAGAGCTAAAAGTATTGATCCTTTGTATAACCCTCTCGGGCGTTAGTACGATCATCATATGCTTATCCCCAAACTTACTGGGCTTCGCATCGGGATTTCTTATTATGTCGATCTGGGCGAGCTTTTATCACCCTACTGCGTATAGTCTGATTTCAAAGGTTTATAAATTAAATTTGGGTGCAGCCTTTGGCATGCATGGTGCTATAGGGAATGTAGGGCAGATCTTTACACCCACGATCTCCGCATTCATCGGCCTCTACTACGGTTGGCAATATTCTTTTCTCACATTCGGTATCCTAACCATCATGGCAGCGATTCCACTGTATAAATTTCACATCGAAGGATTAAAAGAAGGCGAAATGGATATGGATACCTTTCTTAACCTATTCAAAAGATCGACCTTTTGGAAACTTTATGCCTTCAACATCTTTAATGGTTCAGTATTTAGGAGTGTCGAATTTATTCTACCGACCTTTTTGGTCATCGTCAAATCCCTCAAGGTAGAAGTTGCTGGATACGCCATGTCTATTATGTTAGTAGCAGGGATTCTAGGGCAGCTCATCGGAGGGAGGTTGGCCGATAAATTCGGGAGTTATAAGATGCTCATAGCGGAGAGTCTAGGGATCGCTATATCTTTGATACTTTTGATCTTCATCCCCTCCCCTATAATGGGGATCGCTCTATTCGTAATAATTTATGGGATTTCGATGTATGCATCGTATCCGAGCTTCAATTATTTAGCCGCATTTGTAAGCGAACCACAGATTAGAGGGGCGTTGTACGGCTTTCTATTCTTTATGACATTTGGATGTGGGTCGCTATCTGTATTCTTAACAGGGCTCATATCACATGAATATGGTGCCGATGTAGCTATTATGGTATTAATAGTAATAGCCATCCTCGCACTTATAGTATCGATATTTCTACCGAAGGCGAGAAAGGTAGAGAGCAATTAA
- the ilvD gene encoding dihydroxy-acid dehydratase: protein MTELKSLIDKSYNSFCKMDKLERKIKNLKHRSWEVTEGLERAPHRSLFKAMGYTDSDLEKPLIGVANSWNEIIPGHIHLNEIAKFVKSGVREAGGTPIEFSTIGICDGIAMGHEGMRASLVSREVIADSIELMAHAHRFDALVLIASCDKIEPGAIMAAARLNIPSIFINGGPMVAGQYKGRNISIIDVFEAVGAAISGKISKEELIEIENCACPGAGSCAGLFTANTMAIAIEVLGLSLPYSATIPAIDPRRYDVARETGRTILKALELGIKPRDILTYEAFENAIAVDVASGGSTNAVLHLTAIAYEAGVKLTLDDFDRISARVPHIVDLIPGGRYMMQDLDRVGGVPAIMKVLYKNGLIHGEVLTINGKTVAENLRDVVISMNQDVIRPLTNPIRPTGTLVTLKGNIAPLGAVIKVAGLKKLIHSGPARVFDSEKEASEAVFQNRIQKGDVVVIRYEGPKGGPGMPEMLSITAAIVGQGLGEDVALITDGRFSGATRGMMVGHVSPEAAEGGPIALLKDGDIITIDIPKKSLMADVSQEEFEKRFREWKPPPPRYPHGALAKYAKLASSAATGAILT, encoded by the coding sequence ATGACCGAATTGAAAAGTTTAATAGATAAGTCGTACAATTCTTTCTGTAAAATGGATAAGTTGGAGAGAAAAATTAAAAATTTGAAACATCGAAGCTGGGAAGTCACGGAGGGTCTCGAAAGGGCGCCCCATAGATCACTCTTCAAAGCGATGGGTTATACGGATAGTGATCTTGAGAAACCGTTGATCGGTGTAGCTAATTCATGGAATGAAATTATACCTGGGCATATACATCTAAATGAAATTGCAAAATTTGTGAAGTCTGGTGTGAGGGAAGCGGGTGGTACGCCGATAGAATTCTCTACGATAGGAATCTGTGATGGTATAGCGATGGGCCATGAAGGGATGCGCGCATCCTTGGTGAGTAGAGAAGTCATCGCCGATTCCATAGAGCTGATGGCCCATGCCCACAGATTCGACGCTCTTGTATTGATAGCTAGTTGTGATAAAATTGAGCCGGGTGCGATCATGGCCGCAGCAAGGCTCAACATACCATCTATATTCATAAATGGCGGGCCGATGGTCGCTGGACAGTACAAAGGGAGGAATATCAGCATCATCGATGTGTTCGAAGCGGTAGGTGCGGCAATTAGTGGGAAAATCTCTAAGGAAGAGCTGATCGAAATAGAGAATTGTGCCTGCCCTGGTGCGGGTTCCTGTGCAGGTTTATTCACAGCTAACACGATGGCGATAGCTATCGAAGTTTTGGGATTATCTTTACCATACAGTGCGACGATTCCTGCGATAGATCCGAGAAGGTATGATGTTGCCCGAGAGACCGGTAGAACGATCTTAAAGGCCCTTGAATTGGGGATAAAACCTCGCGATATCCTCACCTATGAAGCTTTTGAGAATGCGATCGCTGTAGATGTTGCATCGGGAGGTTCAACGAACGCAGTACTCCATTTGACTGCGATCGCATATGAAGCAGGGGTTAAGTTAACTCTGGATGACTTTGATAGGATAAGTGCACGTGTCCCACACATCGTCGACCTTATACCGGGAGGTAGATACATGATGCAAGACCTTGATAGGGTGGGTGGTGTACCGGCGATTATGAAGGTCCTTTATAAGAATGGGCTCATTCACGGTGAAGTTTTAACGATCAATGGCAAGACCGTTGCCGAAAATCTAAGGGATGTAGTAATATCGATGAATCAAGATGTCATCCGCCCACTTACGAATCCAATAAGACCTACGGGCACTTTAGTCACATTAAAAGGGAACATTGCTCCCTTAGGCGCGGTTATTAAAGTTGCAGGGCTGAAGAAGCTGATACATTCAGGTCCAGCGAGGGTATTCGATTCAGAGAAGGAAGCGAGTGAAGCTGTCTTTCAAAATAGAATACAGAAGGGTGATGTCGTAGTTATTCGTTATGAAGGGCCGAAAGGTGGCCCAGGGATGCCAGAAATGCTCTCCATTACTGCAGCGATCGTCGGACAAGGGTTGGGAGAAGATGTCGCTCTGATCACAGACGGTAGATTCTCAGGAGCTACAAGAGGTATGATGGTTGGACACGTCTCTCCGGAAGCGGCCGAGGGTGGACCGATAGCGCTACTGAAGGATGGGGATATAATTACGATAGATATCCCGAAAAAGAGTTTAATGGCGGATGTTTCACAAGAGGAATTCGAGAAGAGGTTTCGGGAGTGGAAGCCACCACCTCCACGATACCCACACGGTGCGCTTGCCAAATACGCTAAATTGGCATCATCGGCCGCTACGGGTGCTATACTAACGTGA